The Vigna unguiculata cultivar IT97K-499-35 unplaced genomic scaffold, ASM411807v1 contig_5, whole genome shotgun sequence genome includes the window tatttaaaataaaggacaattgggcaatcttgtttttccaagatttaaatataatttctaatctatcagatccatcaaatcactcacaaactttaacaaactttactctaaatccaccctctttcaccttcaatccacttaaagtaacaacacaaacttcacactttaatccacttgaattcatgatcccctctccctccaatcaacctcggcagtgagtgatgggaaggaagatggaaattcctcgaTTTTGAGTCATATATGTTATGCAAtcatttgagggtgatatcaagattacaattatatccgcaattcatttttcagcttaattatgaaaatgatataaaaatatggcttttgaaaatatttttacaaaaataattcataacaaaaatttgaaaatttttataaaataaaatttaaaaagtaattattaattttaaatttttttattacattattttataaatattgttttaatgaaatatgttatttttatttgtgcatattaatattttttctacaacaaatcaaattatataatgataatttataatcatatttaaaataaaggacaatttggtaatcttgtttttcgctgatttaaatataattttgaatctaTCACATCTAACAAATCACTcgtaaactttaacaaactttactctaaatccacccacttttaCCTTTAATCCACTAAAAGTGAACAACATAAACTACACACTGTAATTCACTttatgtcatcctctccctctccatccaatcaaagaaagaaggaaaggaagagggaaattcttctatttttattatgtttatactaaaatatgtcactttcatttatatattttaatattttttctacgataactcaaacttatataatgataatttttaatcatatttaaaataaaggagaatttggtaatcttgttttttcttgatttaaatataacttttaatctatcacatccatcaaatcacttacaaacttcaaaaaactttactctaaatccagtcactttcacctttaatccccttaaagtgaacaagacaagctttagactctaatccacttgaattcatcctctttctcttcctccaatcaacgttgaggagAGAGATGGGAagcaagagggaaattcctctattttttaatcatctttgttatgcaatgatttgaggttgatatcaagattacaattatgtccgcaatttatttttcaacttaattatgaaaatgatggaaaatatgacatttgaaattattttgacaaaataattaataacgaaaatttgaaaattgttctaattttttttattaaattttgttataaatatttttctattaaaatatgttacttttatttctacatttcaatattttttctacgacaaatcaaacttcataatgataatttttaattatttttaaaataaaggacaatttggtaatcttgtttttcattgatttaaatataattttaatacatcACATCCAAGAAATCACTcaaaaactttaacaaatttattctaaatccaccctctttcacctttaatccacttaaagtgaataaTACAAACTTCAACCTGTAaaccacttgatgtcatcctctccctctgatgaaggcatgaccacctccttagaggctccctcaagaaggatcactagaagcatgtctagaggggagtcttctattccatcacctttatctttgttttgcattactttagtttgaattccctaagttggtttctagttgatttattttggttgacttgttgactttgatccaaagttgacctttgaccaagattagattaacttaaaccaacatgctaatccttgtttgtcttgttttgtaggtaattaagagaaagtagagcatggctaggtgccacttggtgattggagcacttggatgaagtgaaagagagaggaaagcaaaaagcataaagcaaaagcaaaagtagacatgtaccttgtctccttttgcctttgtggtttatgccttagaaggtcacttggtctccttccgcttttggcctagaatcctcatgggaatgcctccaccaatcatctcccttcacttggccaagactcactctcacattaggtttagggtttgctagttaatcctttttcatgtttttgtatttgctaaaggacccctatgaactcctatttaaagggtgctccttgtcttgtaaaagggttgatcattttgttataaactttgtgcattcaaccaccaatttttgtgagctctccttcctataagtgaactcacctttgccttatcttgcttgcaagtggcggcaccatcactcatctctagggcttggttggcttagatccccccctatgagtggcgtgcttcttccattcttcatcttctatgctttccatttttattgtttcttctttcattttgctctttagtgttgttattgttgtgtgtgatctttcttggtgtatgcataatttgaggtataatcttggcttgttgaaatgctttccatagagtctttgaaagtgcttttcattgctttagtcttgttcaagttttgtctttaaaaacaagtttccttagaagttaaacttttttgttttttgagctttgcttgcttgtctttaggtaatctttgttttgtcttagtagttttcttttccttgtcttcctagagtgttgtggaatttttttgttagctaacctcttccttgtctcggtttttggtgagtatttggtgtaggaacatgaatatggatccaatcttggaggtagaagaagaggaggagtcggtctcaccttattcccctcccatggtgactcctatggcccaagaaagtgaacaaatgacccttgccaacatcttacgtgagatggaagtgagtaggagagaaacttttgaccaattgagggcggatcggaggcaaagtgagatcttcttacaagagcacatccaaagacttgagcttagggaagatgagaggagaaggaagaggtcctcttccgaggactctagccatggtggaagaagaagaaggcacgactatgatggtggtggaaggcgcaatcaactcccacaaagacaacctccaccaatcaagattccaaagttcaagggggagaatgacccaaacctctacatagagtgggagcaaaaagtggaccaaatcttcaacatTCATTTAGTtggtgatcaagaacaagtagatttagtagttttagaatttgaagattatgccatgacatggtggcatcaattgtgtatggacaatattaaccaagagccacccgcggcgtcttggatggacattaagactttgatgcgcgctagatttgttccttcctactataagagggagactcttttgaagctccaaaggcttcaacaagggtctatgtgtgtgaatgaatattttaaaatgatggagtccatgcttctcaaagtaggactccaatttgaaagtgaagaagaaaatgtagctagatttgtgagtggtcttagaagagaagttcaagatgtagttgagttgtatgagtattccactcttgacaaaattttacacttggccttaaaagttgaaagtcaattgaaaaagaaacaagaggccaagaggaatacttcatacaatgaatactactctagaacttggaaaggaaaagaaagaaaggatgagaaaccaccttccaaagaccacccacctaggactaattcgtctagaacctcccatcaaagtgcaaactcttctcaaagttcaagaactagttccatcaaatgttttaagtgtttgggctatggtcacattgcttcaaattgcccaacaaagaggaacatgatcttgaaccctaaaggagaggttgaaagtgaacattcttctcctcCCTCCCCTAAaggttcttcctcccacacttcttcccaatcttcaagtgagaatgaaatcaaacctaatgaaggaggtttgttggtgcactacaaaaaaatgtgtaagtagcgacaattatttttgtattttacgtCATTTTTAACTATCGTTATTTACTTGAGCGACGTTTTCCAGAAATGTCGTAATTCTTGTCGTCACAAAGTATAATGTGACGGTTTAAGATGAATCGCCGTACCAACCGTCATTTTATACTATGTATACAATGACGATTTAAAGAGGTAGATAACGTCAATTAAAACTgacgtaatatttttaataaaaaacaaaattcaatgaaaaaatgacatttaaaactaatattattatcattatattatgatatttttaattgtcactattataattaatttttagataaattaCGTCATTATCAATTGTcacgattttaatatttaattatttattatttttcacctGCATCAatactttcataatttaataaaatttatttttgataataatttaaaatatataaaaattataatactataataaaagaaattaatagactaaattattttattatcaacataacataattacaccaaaataccaaaatattcaatcatccaaaaaaaaacattaaaatttcataagacaATTATAAAACTTGCAATGctaattctaagttgttttgCTCCCACCACTTGATCTTCATATATCGTGTGGTGATGGCACACCACTTTCCAACATTTGGTACCTACAATGAAAAAAGAATACAATTACATATGAATAagtgaaattcaaataaattaagatatCCATACAATTAAAtgccaaaataattaaataaagatgttCTATCCTCAAACAAGGGAAAGGTGTTCTATcctcaaaacaattaaataaaatagttaactaaaataattagttaatcaAAGTATTCATTCAAcgcaaatataaaataaatgtcaaaaaagtattttataagttttaagtATTTATCATACTTGACTAAAAAAGTAGAACAACTGTATAGACAATTACgacatttaacatattaaatcctttaaaatataactgTTGATAAgagtataaaacaaattataagaaTGGTgtgtatataaaaagaatatattcacTTTCCCACCATCAAAGTTATCATTATTTAGCTAAGAGTATCAGGTCTtccaaatattaaaactaaaccCAACTCAAAAAAACTGCATTTTTAAACATTCCTATTTTTTATCTTTCCTATATCAATTTgcttaacttatttttatataatttaactttttataatagtttGGATAAGACCTTGAAATGATATACTATGAAACTGATATAAATGGAGGAGATAAACATTGGAAGAATGAGGATAATAATTTTTGACATAATTTCACAAATAACATAGTTCTATTAATCTTTCTGATAAAGTATCATCAACCACACTCAAACATTAGGAAATGAATACAATAATTGTTTATGTTTAATACACATTTTGAACATGATGAACTAACCTTGGAAATAGATGAACAtgcttctggattttttttcCTCCTTGTCCCTTACCTGTTTTGAGAAGACAAATGAATCAACCAGATTTTCGATTGAAAACATATTAGATTAATGAAAAGGGACACTTGAAAGTAAACCATCTAATGTGATTGGTCCAATCCAATGaaccaagtaataataataccacACTATGATCAGATCCATATTCTAAATATTCTAAAGGGGTTATGAATGTTAGGTTTGGCTCTGTTAGATTAATGGGTCAAGTGTCATTTGACAtgctttaagaaaataatataagttaaCCCATAAAAGACATTTGACATGTTATAGattataattattctaaataGGCAAATCAAGTCTTTGTCAAAGACATTTCATAATATTAGTAAGCAATCACAttgatgttattattaataataatttagaagAAATCCAATAAATAAAGGTCCAAAATGTTTCACTTATAAGCAAACCTTGGTTTGGGGTTCTatacaaatggaaacataaCCAGATTTATTGTAAATACAATGTAAATAAGAATGATAAATACTGCAACATTTGAATGAATTACAAAATTCTCACCTCCAGGATATTTAGAGCCAAAGTCCCTCTACGTGTTTTCAGCAGTCTCATTATTAAAGCACGATCCCTTGTGACTTCAACCCATGAAATTTTATAAAGGAAACCGGTGCAAAGAATTTCTCTTTCATTCTTCATTTCTACTATTGATATAACACATTCTGCAGAACGAGGGTCAATAATAttaaccattttaaaatttaagaaaggaACATTTTATCTTAAACTAAGAATTCCTTTGCCAAGCTAAAATCACAGCAATGCAAAACCCAAAACTAGTCTCAAATGCTCCTCATTCTAACGAGCCAAAGTCGAAAATCGATCTCAATCTCTTCTCATTCTAATGTACCAAATCAGTAGTAAGTAAACACAATTAATGAGTCAACACTTCTGTCATGAGAGCACAGCCAGAGCCAATTAACGAACAAAGCTAACACCATTATTCAACCCTCTGTTATTACCTCTACTGTCATGAGAGCACAAGCAAAgcatatgaaaatgaagaacttTTCCCTATCTgcacaagaaaaacaaaactgaaACGATTATCCAAAAGGTTTGATTATAAATTGGTATCATCGTTGCTTCACAAGTGCTTTCTAATTCATAAATTCATAAGCGATAGAGAGGGAAGCTCACCAGAAAAAGCAGTGTCGATGTCTACTAACAACCCACCACGATCCCCTTCATGAAAAATTGTGAATCCAAGCCCTCCTTCTTTTCCGCCATCTCGTTTAGCTTCTCAACCTCGCTATCCATGCTATCACCGTCGTGAGGCGTTCGGGACTACAGGGAGAACAATTTGACAATGATGATGATCGCTCCCTCTTCGGCTCCATCCACTAATCCCCTGCCAACGCCACCCTTCTCGTCCTCTTTCCCTTCACCAACCTCCACCTTCTCCGATCTCTTCATCTCCTCACTGATGACGACGCGGTTAGGGTTTGTCAATTCATCTGCTCATAAGAACCAAATAATATTCGTTAGAAACTAATATAGATAATTCAATGTCTAGGGTTTCGACGCGGGTGAGGTGGAGGAAGGGGCAGTATCGGTGGTGGCAGTGGAGGAGTGGTCTTAGGAAAGTGAGAGTGAACTGAATGTGAAAATCTCCAAAATGTGAATTTGGAAATGCAAGGTTTTGGAGGGAAGCATCCTGGAGGGTTGGGTGAGTCAGAAGGAGGGTTTGAGAGGGGGGGAAAATGTGGAGGCAAtgttaaaagttgaaaaattccAAACATGACAAGTGAGAgggaaagtaaaaagaaaactattgacatttattaaaaaatggcGAATAAAAACGTCATCttttactaataaaatatgatagttTAAAAAATGACAGTTAAAAACttcgtattttatatataaaatgtgacAGTCTTACAATTATCgtattatattgtaaaatacGACAGTTTTAAATAACTGTCATATTAAAATTGTCACAatatacatgattttttgtagtggtggttaggcgcatgctaggccaagtgcctaaagaatttgaaaaccaaagagaaaatatttttcactcaaggtgccaaatcaacaacaaaacttgctccctcataattgatagtggaagttgtgttaatgtggctagcacaagggttgtggataagcttggcttgaaaaccatccctcatgccaagccctataagctttcttggcttagtgaggaaggtgaga containing:
- the LOC114172218 gene encoding uncharacterized protein LOC114172218, encoding MLCLCSHDSRECVISIVEMKNEREILCTGFLYKISWVEVTRDRALIMRLLKTRRGTLALNILEVRDKEEKKSRSMFIYFQGTKCWKVVCHHHTIYEDQVVGAKQLRISIASFIIVL